Within Rhipicephalus microplus isolate Deutch F79 chromosome 9, USDA_Rmic, whole genome shotgun sequence, the genomic segment CCACATTGTATACATGAGAAAGTTGATGCAATATAGCAACACGACCGTTGCTACATCTGACAGTTTTTGCCCATTCATCTTTTACCAAGCAGCTCTTCCGTGTTGTCTTGGCTACCAGTGAGCATGCTCTCGAAAATCCGCGACGGCGATAAAGAAAGCACTGGCTGATTGAGGTCGACTCCATCGCTGTCATAAGGGTTCTGGAGCCGTGTCCCCATGTGTGATGCCGCCGCTCCAACTAGCGCCAATGAGGGGCTCATTGGCCGGCAGGTAGATGGCCCGCCCCCTAAGGTGCGAAAATGTTGTTACGTGGATACATTGAAATTTCAAGTGACagcacaaagaaagtgcttaaggaAGACAACG encodes:
- the LOC119185317 gene encoding uncharacterized protein LOC119185317, giving the protein MSPSLALVGAAASHMGTRLQNPYDSDGVDLNQPVLSLSPSRIFESMLTGSQDNTEELLDTTNFMPWPAVGVTKSYGFADIGSTGTAGHTAQLHATIKVLATWLLGLCD